Proteins encoded in a region of the Panicum hallii strain FIL2 chromosome 3, PHallii_v3.1, whole genome shotgun sequence genome:
- the LOC112885931 gene encoding putative disease resistance protein At5g47280, with protein MDRLLLEQLAGEALRELLGAVRGTLFCRSTAERLRRSVEPLLPLVEGLGPHAGQRSAGELAELAARVREALDLAHRAALSPRWNVYRAAQLARRMEAADRGIARWLARHAPAHVIGGVRRLRDEADARIGRLERRVEEIAAATQPPPPALSVPVAPPPQMHKGVPMQMQMPMDAPLTKGSVAAMPVDGPPLKGVAVPAKAGVMAMDMELAEGHEDEEMVGGGLKVAKEKVKEMVMSGGGGWEVVGISGMGGSGKTTLAMEIFKDHKVRAYYNDRIFFETISQSANLETIKMKLWEQISGNIVLGAYNQIPEWQLKLGPRDRGPVLVILDDVWSLLQLEDLVFKFPGCKTLVVSRFKFPTLVSRTYEMQLLDEEEALSVFCRAAFDQECVPKTADKKLVRQVSAECRGLPLALKVIGASLRDQPPKIWLSAKNRLSRGEAISDSHETKLLERMAASVECLPEKVRDCFLDLGCFPEDKKIPLDVLINIWMEIHDLDEPDAFAILVELSNKNLLTLVNDAQNKAGDLYSSYHDYSVTQHDVLRDLALHMSGRDPLNKQRRLVMPRREETLPRDWQRNKDTPFEAQIVSIHTGEMKESDWFQMSFPKAEVLILNFASSVYYLPPFIATMQNLKALVLINYSTTSATLDNLSAFTTLSSLRSLWLEKITLPPLPKTTIPLKNLHKISLVLCELNNSLRGSTMDLSMTFPRLSNLTIDHCIDLKELPSSICQISSLETISISNCHDLTELPYELGKLHCLSILRVYACPALWRLPPSVCSLKRLKYLDISQCINLTDLPEELGHLTNLEKIDMRECSRLRSLPRSSSSLKSLGHVVCDEETALLWREAEQVIPDLRVQVAEECYNLDWLVD; from the exons ATGGACCGGCTGCTGCTGGAACAGCTGGCCGGGGAGGCGCTGCGGGAGCTGCTGGGCGCGGTGCGGGGCACCCTCTTCTGCCGCTCCACCGCCGAGCGCCTGCGCCGGAGCGTCGAGCCGCTGCTGCCGCTCGTGGAGGGGCtcgggccgcacgccggccaGCGCTCCGCGGGGGAGCTCGCCGAGCTCGCCGCCCGGGTCCGGGAGGCGCTCGACCTGGCGCACCGCGCCGCGTTGTCCCCGCGCTGGAACGTGTACCGCGCCGCGCAGCTGGCGCGCCGGATGGAGGCCGCTGACCGGGGCATCGCGCGCTGGCTCGCCCGCCACGCGCCCGCGCACGTCATCGGCGGCGTGCGCAGGCTCCGCGACGAGGCCGACGCGCGGATCGGGCGCCTCGAGCGCCGCGTCGAGGAGATCGCCGCCGCCACgcagcccccgccgcccgccctctccgtccccgtcgcgccgccgccgcagatgCACAAGGGCGTGCCGATGCAGATGCAGATGCCCATGGACGCGccgctcaccaagggctcggtGGCCGCTATGCCGGTGGACGGGCCGCCGCTCAAGGGCGTCGCTGTGCCCGCCAAGGCCGGGGTGATGGCCATGGACATGGAGCTCGCCGAGGGCCACGAGGACGAGGAGATGGTTGGCGGCGGCCTCAAGGTGGCCAAAGAGAAGGTGAAGGAGATGGTcatgagcggcggcggcggctgggagGTGGTCGGCATCTCCGGCATGGGCGGCAGCGGCAAGACCACGCTCGCCATGGAGATCTTCAAGGATCACAAGGTCCGAG CCTACTACAACGACAGGATCTTCTTTGAGACGATCTCACAATCTGCAAACTTGGAAACCATCAAGATGAAGCTGTGGGAGCAGATCAGCGGAAACATCGTGCTTGGTGCATACAACCAGATCCCAGAATGGCAGCTCAAGTTAGGACCAAGGGACCGAGGACCAGTCCTTGTTATCCTTGACGATGTGTGGTCTCTCTTGCAGCTTGAGGATCTCGTCTTCAAGTTCCCTGGGTGCAAGACTCTTGTTGTATCGAGATTCAAGTTCCCGACGTTGGTATCCCGGACGTATGAAATGCAGTTGCTTGATGAGGAGGAAGCTTTATCTGTCTTCTGCCGCGCTGCCTTCGATCAGGAGTGTGTTCCGAAGACTGCTGACAAGAAATTGGTTAGGCAGGTCTCTGCAGAGTGCAGAGGCCTTCCTCTAGCTCTGAAGGTCATCGGTGCATCATTGCGAGATCAGCCTCCTAAGATATGGCTGAGTGCCAAGAACCGGTTGTCACGAGGAGAGGCTATTTCTGACTCCCATGAGACCAAGCTCCTAGAGAGAATGGCGGCAAGTGTTGAGTGCTTACCAGAGAAGGTTAGAGATTGTTTCCTTGATCTGGGCTGCTTCCCAGAGGATAAGAAGATCCCTCTTGATGTGTTGATCAACATTTGGATGGAGATTCATGATCTTGATGAGCCAGATGCTTTCGCCATCTTGGTTGAGCTTTCGAACAAGAACCTTCTTACCCTTGTTAATGATGCACA GAACAAGGCTGGAGATTTGTACAGTAGCTACCATGACTACTCGGTGACGCAACATGATGTGTTGAGAGATCTTGCGCTTCACATGAGTGGGCGTGACCCTCTGAACAAGCAGAGGCGGTTGGTGATGCCAAGAAGGGAAGAAACTCTTCCAAGGGATTGGCAGAGGAACAAAGACACTCCGTTTGAAGCTCAGATAGTTTCCATTCACACAG GTGAAATGAAAGAATCTGACTGGTTCCAGATGAGCTTCCCCAAGGCAGAAGTGCTCATCCTCAACTTTGCCTCAAGTGTTTACTACCTCCCCCCATTCATCGCAACGATGCAGAACCTGAAAGCCTTGGTTCTGATCAACTACAGCACCaccagcgcaacccttgacaacCTATCTGCCTTCACCACGCTCAGCAGCCTGAGGAGCCTTTGGTTGGAGAAGATCACACTCCCACCACTGCCAAAGACCACTATCCCGCTAAAGAACCTGCACAAGATCTCCCTCGTCCTCTGCGAACTGAACAACAGTCTAAGAGGATCGACGATGGATCTCTCCATGACCTTCCCCCGCCTGTCCAACCTCACAATTGACCACTGCATAGATCTGAAGGAGCTGCCATCAAGTATCTGTCAGATCAGCTCCCTCGAGACCATCTCCATCTCAAACTGTCATGACCTCACGGAGCTGCCATATGAGCTAGGCAAATTGCATTGCCTGAGCATTCTTCGGGTCTATGCCTGCCCGGCGCTGTGGCGGCTCCCGCCGTCGGTGTGCAGCCTGAAGAGGCTGAAATACCTTGACATATCTCAGTGCATCAACCTGACAGACCTCCCGGAGGAGCTTGGCCACCTGACAAACCTGGAGAAGATTGACATGCGGGAATGCTCACGCCTAAGGAGCCTCCCGAGGTCATCGTCCTCCCTCAAGTCCCTCGGCCACGTCGTCTGCGACGAGGAGACGGCGCTGCTGTGGAGGGAGGCCGAGCAGGTAATCCCTGACCTCCGGGTGCAGGTGGCAGAGGAGTGTTATAACCTGGACTGGCTTGTAGACTGA
- the LOC112885933 gene encoding serine/threonine-protein kinase SAPK9-like isoform X1: MDGTAAVAGGAAQAPAPAVPLPIMHDGDRYEHVRDIGSGNFGVARLMRCRATGALVAVKYIERGQKIDENVQREIINHRSLRHPNIIQFKEVSDGAAVTAVAVAASVLFCSSDATPNDDVRKKRKEKKPHSFLLQVILTPTHLAIVMEYASGGELFTRICNAGRFREDEARFFFQQLISGVSYCHSMQICHRDLKLENTLLDGSTAPRLKICDFGYSKSSLLHSQPKSTVGTPAYIAPEVLMKNKYNGKISDVWSCGVTLYVMLVGGYPFEDPEDPKNFRKTIQKIMGAQYAVPDYVHISPECRDLLSRIFVVEPNLRITIPQIKSHPWFLKNLPIDIMDDDGSVSYEEPDQPMQNMNDIMQILAEATIPPAGTRTAAQLLSDDLDVEENMEDLDSDEDLDMDIESSGEVVVAL; this comes from the exons ATGGacgggacggcggcggtggctggAGGGGCGGCAcaggcgccggcgcccgcggtGCCGCTGCCGATAATGCACGATGGGGACCGGTACGAGCACGTGCGGGACATCGGGTCCGGCAACTTCGGCGTCGCGCGCCTCATGCGCTGCCGCGCCACCGGCGCCCTTGTCGCCGTCAAGTACATCGAGCGCGGCCAGAAG ATTGACGAGAACGTGCAGCGGGAGATCATCAACCACCGCTCGCTGCGCCACCCCAACATCATCCAGTTCAAGGAGGTGAGCGACGGCGCCGCCGTCACGGCCGTGGCGGTTGCTGCCTCTGTGCTGTTCTGTTCTTCCGATGCCACGCCGAACGACGATGTCAGGaaaaaaaggaaggaaaaaaaacCCCACTCTTTTCTTCTCCAGGTGATCCTGACGCCGACCCACCTCGCCATCGTCATGGAGTACGCCTCCGGCGGGGAGCTCTTCACGCGCATCTGCAATGCCGGCCGGTTCAGAGAGGACGAG GCTCGGTTCTTCTTCCAGCAGCTGATTTCTGGGGTCAGCTACTGCCACTCCATG CAAATATGCCATCGTGATTTGAAGCTTGAGAACACTCTGCTGGATGGAAGCACTGCGCCTCGGCTTAAGATATGCGACTTTGGTTATTCCAAG TCATCTCTTCTGCATTCACAACCTAAATCCACTGTGGGAACTCCAGCATACATTGCTCCTGAAGTTTTAATGAAGAACAAATACAATGGAAAG ATTTCCGATGTTTGGTCATGTGGGGTGACCCTTTATGTGATGCTGGTTGGCGGGTATCCTTTCGAGGATCCGGAAGATCCTAAGAATTTCAGAAAGACAATTCAG AAAATAATGGGGGCTCAGTATGCGGTTCCAGACTATGTCCATATATCTCCAGAATGCCGAGATCTTTTATCAAGGATTTTTGTTGTCGAACCAAACCTT AGGATCACCATACCCCAGATAAAAAGTCATCCTTGGTTCCTGAAGAACCTCCCTATTGACATCATGGATGATGATGGTTCAGTGAGCTATGAGGAGCCGGACCAGCCGATGCAGAACATGAACGACATCATGCAGATACTGGCAGAGGCAACAATACCACCTGCTGGAACCCGCACAGCGGCCCAGTTGTTGTCCGACGACCTTGACGTCGAGGAAAACATGGAGGATCTAGATTCAGACGAGGACCTAGACATGGACATTGAGAGCAGTGGGGAGGTAGTGGTTGCCCTGTAA
- the LOC112885933 gene encoding serine/threonine-protein kinase SAPK9-like isoform X2, whose product MDGTAAVAGGAAQAPAPAVPLPIMHDGDRYEHVRDIGSGNFGVARLMRCRATGALVAVKYIERGQKIDENVQREIINHRSLRHPNIIQFKEVILTPTHLAIVMEYASGGELFTRICNAGRFREDEARFFFQQLISGVSYCHSMQICHRDLKLENTLLDGSTAPRLKICDFGYSKSSLLHSQPKSTVGTPAYIAPEVLMKNKYNGKISDVWSCGVTLYVMLVGGYPFEDPEDPKNFRKTIQKIMGAQYAVPDYVHISPECRDLLSRIFVVEPNLRITIPQIKSHPWFLKNLPIDIMDDDGSVSYEEPDQPMQNMNDIMQILAEATIPPAGTRTAAQLLSDDLDVEENMEDLDSDEDLDMDIESSGEVVVAL is encoded by the exons ATGGacgggacggcggcggtggctggAGGGGCGGCAcaggcgccggcgcccgcggtGCCGCTGCCGATAATGCACGATGGGGACCGGTACGAGCACGTGCGGGACATCGGGTCCGGCAACTTCGGCGTCGCGCGCCTCATGCGCTGCCGCGCCACCGGCGCCCTTGTCGCCGTCAAGTACATCGAGCGCGGCCAGAAG ATTGACGAGAACGTGCAGCGGGAGATCATCAACCACCGCTCGCTGCGCCACCCCAACATCATCCAGTTCAAGGAG GTGATCCTGACGCCGACCCACCTCGCCATCGTCATGGAGTACGCCTCCGGCGGGGAGCTCTTCACGCGCATCTGCAATGCCGGCCGGTTCAGAGAGGACGAG GCTCGGTTCTTCTTCCAGCAGCTGATTTCTGGGGTCAGCTACTGCCACTCCATG CAAATATGCCATCGTGATTTGAAGCTTGAGAACACTCTGCTGGATGGAAGCACTGCGCCTCGGCTTAAGATATGCGACTTTGGTTATTCCAAG TCATCTCTTCTGCATTCACAACCTAAATCCACTGTGGGAACTCCAGCATACATTGCTCCTGAAGTTTTAATGAAGAACAAATACAATGGAAAG ATTTCCGATGTTTGGTCATGTGGGGTGACCCTTTATGTGATGCTGGTTGGCGGGTATCCTTTCGAGGATCCGGAAGATCCTAAGAATTTCAGAAAGACAATTCAG AAAATAATGGGGGCTCAGTATGCGGTTCCAGACTATGTCCATATATCTCCAGAATGCCGAGATCTTTTATCAAGGATTTTTGTTGTCGAACCAAACCTT AGGATCACCATACCCCAGATAAAAAGTCATCCTTGGTTCCTGAAGAACCTCCCTATTGACATCATGGATGATGATGGTTCAGTGAGCTATGAGGAGCCGGACCAGCCGATGCAGAACATGAACGACATCATGCAGATACTGGCAGAGGCAACAATACCACCTGCTGGAACCCGCACAGCGGCCCAGTTGTTGTCCGACGACCTTGACGTCGAGGAAAACATGGAGGATCTAGATTCAGACGAGGACCTAGACATGGACATTGAGAGCAGTGGGGAGGTAGTGGTTGCCCTGTAA